Below is a window of Campylobacter canadensis DNA.
AATTTTTAGATTTAATTGAAGCAAATGCCTTATTTAATGAAGGAATGTTAATTGACCCTGCAAAATTACATTTTAAGTTTAAGAATTTTAATACTTATTTTATTTATTTTTGCCTTTGTTTTTGCGTTTTAATGCCGCTTTTAGCTTTAAGTCATTTTATTTTTGAAAAGATTGATTTTCATATTAGCATTTTATCTAGTGTGTTTGTAACTTCTGCTGTGTTCATTTGTTTTGATATTTTTAAAATAAATATAAGAAAAGTCGCATCAAAAAGACAAATTCTTTGTGCTTGGAAAATACATTTTGCTTATTTTGAATACGAAAAATATAATTTAAAAGTAAATGAGATTTATTCAAAAGCAAAACAGCTTCAAATTCCAAACTCAAAATTAGAGCAATTTATTTTAGAAAATCTTGTAAAGGAGAGTGTATGAAAATAATTAGATTTATGCACGAAAATAAGTGTTTTTATGGAAAATTAAATGAAGATTTAAGCATTGATAGGATTTTAATTAATGATTATTTAGAGCTTTTTTCAGATTTTAAGTGCGAAAAAACTAAGTTTAGTTTAAATGATGTTAAGCTTTTAAGCCCTATTGATGCACCTAAACAAGATGTAATTTGCTTAGGAATTAATTATTTAGAACACGCAAAAGAAAGTTATAAATTCAAAGGCATTGATTTTGATGGGCAAAGGCAAGATGCGGTGTATTTTGCAAAAAGAGTAAATGAATTTAAAAATCCTAATGATGAATTAGTATTAAATGGACTTAAGCTTGATTATGAATGTGAATTAGCTTTGATTTTAAAAAAAGATGCTTATAAAATTAGTGCTAATTTTGATGATTATATTTTTGGTTATACGATTTTAAATGATGTTAGCGAAAGAGCTATTCAAAATAAACACAAACAATGGTATATGGGAAAAAGCTTAGAAAATTCTTGCCCTTTTGGACCTTTTATAAATACAGATTTAACTATAAAACAAGCAAGTAATTTAGAAATTAAATGTTATGTAAATGATGAATTAAGGCAAAATTCAAATACAAATTTATTAATTTTTGATATTGAATATATCTTAAAAGAATTAAGCTCATACACAAAATTAAAAGCAGGAACGATAATTAGTACAGGAACTCCAAGCGGAGTTGCAATGGGCTTTACTCCGCCAAAATTCTTAAAATCACAAGATAAGATTGAATGCAAAATAGAGAATTTAGGTTCTTTAATTAATTATATAAAGGTAGAAAATGAATGCAGCATTAATTAGTAAAAAAATTAATACAAATTACATAAAAGACGCTTTTAGTGTTCATAAAGATTGGCAAAATCCTTACGCACCTAAAGGGCTTTTAAAACGCATTAGCAAAGAACAAGCATTAGATTTATTAAAAAATGAAAGCTTAGCAAAATTAGGAGAACTTGCCTTTGAAGCTAAATTAAAACTACACCCAGAAAAAATTACAAGCTTTGTTGTTGATAGAAATATAAATTACACTAATGTTTGCTTAGTTGATTGTAAATTTTGTGCTTTTTACCGCCATGCAAAAGATAGTGATTCTTATGTTTTAAGCTTTGAAGAAATAGGAAAAAAAATAGAAGAATTAATAGCAATAGGCGGAACTCAGATATTATTTCAAGGTGGAGTGCATCCTAAACTTGATATTACTTGGTATGAAGAATTACTTAGTTATATTAGCACTAATTATCCAAGTATTACAATTCATGGTTTTAGCGCAGTAGAGATTTATTACATTGCTAAAATTAGTAAAATTAGCACTCAAGAAGTTTTGCAAAGAATGAGTGCAAAGGGGCTTTATTCTATTCCAGGAGCTGGTGCTGAAATATTAAGCGATAGGGTAAGAGATATAGTTGCACCAAGTAAATGTGATAGCAAAACTTGGATAGATATTCATAGACAAGCACATAATTTAGGCTTACTTTCATCGGCTACAATGATGTTTGGACATATTGAAAGTGATGAAGAAATTATTGAGCATTTAGATTTATTAAGAAAGTTACAAGATGAAACAGGCGGATTTAGAGCCTTCATTTTATGGAGCTTTCAAGGAAAAAATACAAAATTAAAAGAGCAAAGACCAGATATCTTACACGCATCAAGTAATAGATATTTAAGATTATTAGCTATTGCAAGATTGTATCTTGATAACTTTGCAAATATTCAAAGCTCTTGGGTTACTCAAGGCTCTTATGTAGGGCAATTAGCATTAAAATTTGGAGCAAATGACCTTGGTTCAACAATGATGGAAGAAAATGTAGTTGCTGCTGCAGGAGCAAAGTTTAGAATGAATGAAGAGCAAATGATACATTTAATAAAAGACATAGGCGAAAAAGCAGTAAAAAGAGATACAGCTTACAATATTTTGGAAGAATTTTATGAGTAATTTTTATTATTTAGAAAATAAGCAAAATGATTTATGTTATATTAGTTTAAATTATGCTTTAGCAGGTAGAATTTATGCAAATGAAAATGCTATTTATGCTCAATATTTATACAATGAAGGCTTAAGCGATAGTTTTTTAAAAAAGTTACAAATTAGGGCTATTGAAATGTATGCTGATATTGGCTTTTTTGACTTTGGTATTAATATGCTTTGTTTAAAAAAGGAGCTTGATTATGCCTTAAAAGCGTTAGAAGAAAGTTTAAATAATTTAAATTATGATAATTTAGATTTAGTTGCTTTTAAAATAAAATCAGATTTTGCCTTAGAAAACGATAATAATAATTCATTATCAGCTATGAATTTAATGCAAAATTATTTTAAAAATGGTTTTAAAAATGGTTATTTTGCTGATTATCAAAATTATAAGCTAAATGATATAAAAAATTATTTTGATAGTTTAAAAACTAAGCCTTTAAGAATAGTAGCTAGTGCGAATTTAAATGCAGTGCAAGAAGAAAAATTAAAGAATTTAAGTAAAGAAATTAGTTTTGATTATGAAAAATTAGAAATTAATGCAAGTTTTGATTATGGCTTAAATAAGGATATTTCTCAAAGTTTTATTACCTTTGTTTGCCCTTTAATAATGCATACTTTAAAAGACAGTGCTTGTGCTAAGATTTTAAGTTTTATTTTAGGCGGTGGTTTTGGCTCTTTACTTATGGAAGAAATTAGAGTAAAAAAAGGTCTAGCCTATAGTGTTTATGCGCATACTCTTTCTTATAAAAACAACCATACTTTAAAAGGTGCAGTTCAAACAAAAAATGAGAGTAAAGAAGAAGTAAAAAAAATAATTTTAGATATCTTAAATAATAATGAATTAATTACAAAAGAGCATTTTTTAAAAGCCAAAGAATATATTATTGGAAGCGAAGTTTTACAGTAT
It encodes the following:
- a CDS encoding fumarylacetoacetate hydrolase family protein, giving the protein MKIIRFMHENKCFYGKLNEDLSIDRILINDYLELFSDFKCEKTKFSLNDVKLLSPIDAPKQDVICLGINYLEHAKESYKFKGIDFDGQRQDAVYFAKRVNEFKNPNDELVLNGLKLDYECELALILKKDAYKISANFDDYIFGYTILNDVSERAIQNKHKQWYMGKSLENSCPFGPFINTDLTIKQASNLEIKCYVNDELRQNSNTNLLIFDIEYILKELSSYTKLKAGTIISTGTPSGVAMGFTPPKFLKSQDKIECKIENLGSLINYIKVENECSIN
- a CDS encoding dehypoxanthine futalosine cyclase; the encoded protein is MNAALISKKINTNYIKDAFSVHKDWQNPYAPKGLLKRISKEQALDLLKNESLAKLGELAFEAKLKLHPEKITSFVVDRNINYTNVCLVDCKFCAFYRHAKDSDSYVLSFEEIGKKIEELIAIGGTQILFQGGVHPKLDITWYEELLSYISTNYPSITIHGFSAVEIYYIAKISKISTQEVLQRMSAKGLYSIPGAGAEILSDRVRDIVAPSKCDSKTWIDIHRQAHNLGLLSSATMMFGHIESDEEIIEHLDLLRKLQDETGGFRAFILWSFQGKNTKLKEQRPDILHASSNRYLRLLAIARLYLDNFANIQSSWVTQGSYVGQLALKFGANDLGSTMMEENVVAAAGAKFRMNEEQMIHLIKDIGEKAVKRDTAYNILEEFYE
- a CDS encoding M16 family metallopeptidase, producing the protein MSNFYYLENKQNDLCYISLNYALAGRIYANENAIYAQYLYNEGLSDSFLKKLQIRAIEMYADIGFFDFGINMLCLKKELDYALKALEESLNNLNYDNLDLVAFKIKSDFALENDNNNSLSAMNLMQNYFKNGFKNGYFADYQNYKLNDIKNYFDSLKTKPLRIVASANLNAVQEEKLKNLSKEISFDYEKLEINASFDYGLNKDISQSFITFVCPLIMHTLKDSACAKILSFILGGGFGSLLMEEIRVKKGLAYSVYAHTLSYKNNHTLKGAVQTKNESKEEVKKIILDILNNNELITKEHFLKAKEYIIGSEVLQYQTIAKRHTIAQSEIFSNKKLSYNKELLECIKNTDFDDFKENIKKQDLSKVCFFTVGKNG